TTTTTGTTCCGGTGTTAAACAAATCATGTTTTTCATTTTTTCTGAGTATATTGATGAGGTCATTAAGACGAAAGTTTGAGTTGATATTGCATAATATCGACTTGAAATTTCGTCATCAAAGTAACCCGGCCAAGAAGCTACATGTACTTGCTCATTTTGCGAGTTCATCGCAAGTAAATCTAAGGGTACTTGATGCTCCCAACACATAAGTCCTCCCAAATTACCAATTTGCGTTTCAAATACAGGCATTAAGCTTCCGCTTCCATCCCCCCAGATAAGTCTTTCAGCAACAGACGCTCGCATTTTTCGATGTTTTCCAATTAAATCCCCCTTCGGGTTAAACCATAATTGTGCCAAGTATAAAGAGCCTCCGTCCTTTTCACTACAAGAAATGCATACGTAAGTTTCATTTCTTCTGGCTGCTTCACTTATTTTTTGAACAGCTAAACTAGGAATTTCAACAGCATTTTTATATAGTGTCTTATAGAATTCCCTTGTATATTCTGGATGTCCGATAAATGCAAACCAAGGATAACCGGGAAGAAAAGCTTCTGGAAAAGCGACCAATTTCGCACCATTAGAGGCAGCTTGATCAATTAATTGACAAGATTTTTCAACTGTTGCATCTAAGTCTAAGTATATAGGTGCAGCTTGAACAGCTGCAGCGCGATATTTCGGGTAACGATCCATAGAAATACCTCCTAATTTTGTAATAATTTAACTATAATTTAATACTATCATATACATTTCTTAGGTTAAATCGTGGTTTGTTAAATATTTTAGAACAATAGTATCCGACCGCTTTTAAGCTGCTATCCCCCAAGGTGAGAAAATTACATACACAGCAATCATCAGAAGCACCATGACCACTGTAAATGCTTTGGCATGCTTCCATGGCGTCAAATCAACTTTGCCTGATTCATACAGTATGAAATCCTTCTCATGCGGTTTAATCTTCCCGACAATAAGCATAACTAGGATGCACACCGGAAACAGCACGCTTAAAATATACAGGAAATTGATCGTACCCAAATAAAACTTCGAGAGAGTATATAGTACGATATGTACTATAAGCGCGATCTTCGGAGCAATGGCCGGAACCTTTTTGCTGAAGAAACCGACGACTACCGCAGCAATAATCGGGATATTATAAAACCCGAACATCTCCTGCAAGTAATAATACAATCCTGAAGGCGCATACAAAATAAACGGGGATACGATTACAGCTATTGCACCCAGTATAACGGCAAAGATTCTACCTGCCTTTACAAGTTCTTTTTCAGAGGCATCCGGTTTAAAAATCGGTTTATATATATCTAATATGAACAAAGTCAAAGAACTATTGAGTGCCCCGTTAAAAGAGCTTAGAATGGCTCCGAAAAGAACGGCTGCAAAAAACCCGGATAATACCGTAGGCAGTACTTCAATGACAAGAGAAGGATAAGCCATATCCGAATTGTTCAGAGAGTTATTGAACAAATGATAAGCGATGATGCCATGCAGTACCAGGTAGAAGGCTCCGAAAATTTTGAACATGCCGGCGTACAGTACGCCTTTCTGCCCTTCTTTCAGGTTCTTCGCCCCCAAAGTCCGCTGAACGATAGCCTGGTTGGTACACCAATAGAACAGGTTATTGAAGAGCAATCCCGCACAGATGGTCACCCAGGGTACAGGAGAAGAACTGTCACCGATCGAGTTCAGTTTTTCGGGATTTTTGTGCAGCAAAGTATGCATACCGTCCATGAAATTGCCTCCGCCAAGCGCGAATAATCCCAGAATCGTAATAAGCATTCCTCCGACAATCAGCCCGACTCCGTTCAGCGTATCCGAAAGAGCGCAAGCCCGTAAACCGCCCAGTACGACGTAGGCTATACCTGTTATGCCGATTGCAAGAGAGACAAACAGAATAATAGTGAAATCACTTATACCGAATAGGTCGGAAATATTGAAAATTGTATTCAGTACGAGCGCCCCGGAATAAAGTACCGTAGGCAAATAAGCAACGGCGTAACCGATGAGGAATAGCACGGAAATAATCTGACGGGTCCGTAAATCATAACGCTGTTCCAGAAAGTCCGGAATCGTCGTGATCCCCGTTTTCAAATATCTCGGTAAAAAGACAAAAGCCATAAATATAAGTGCGATTGGAGACGTCACTTCCCACGCCATGACAACCATGGATGTGGCATAGCTTTGCCCGTTCAATCCAACCATTTGCTCTGTGGACAGATTGGTAAGAAGAAGAGAGAAAGCGATTACAACTCCTGTTAGACTACGTCCGCCAAGAAAGTATCCGTCCGAGCTGTTCAAGTTGATGCTGCGCGTTTTGTACCAGGAATACCAGGCAACGATCCCGGTATACAGCAAAAAGGTAATGACGGTAATATAGGTCATGGAACTCCTCCTTCTCCATGTATAAGGAAATCTGTTTGCTTAACCTGCCTTGTGCGGTAAAATTCCCTCCGTTAAATTGCTCAACTTGACCAATTCACCTGTTTCAAACGATTCCTTGCATGCATACCCGAGGGCTGTTGACAGCATTCCATCCTCCACTTTTACTTCCGGCTGCTGGCCTTCCAGAATAGAACGGATAAACTCATGAATTTCATCCAGGTAAGCTTGCTCAAATCTTTCCAAAAAACCGTTTGCACATTCGCGTACTACACCCCGGTCATCCATGATCGCCACTTGATTTTTTTCCGGTACTGTACCAATGCGCAGCGTACCATGTGTACCAATGATTTCTGTTTCAATATGATAGCCATACGAGCAATTGCGTCCGGCCACAAAAACCCCCATTTTATTTCCCCCGAATTTAACCAGAGCAGCACCTGTTTCAGCATCCAGCATTTGTGCCAGTTCCGTATATCGGTGAGAACCCCCGATTGCCCAGACCTGTTCCGCTTCATTACCTAAATACCACCGGGCCAGATCTAGATCATGAATCGCCATATCGAGGAACAGGCCACCGCTATAATTGCTTTTTGCAAATTGCAAAAATCCGGGCATAGCCTGAGCAGGATCGAGTCCGTAGCAGCGGATGAGTACAGGTTCACCAATCGCCCCTGCTTCGATCTTCCGCTTGGCATAAGCATAGGATCTGTCATAACGGCGCATAAAACCGAGCATAAACACTTGCTCCAGGTAACGGTGTACCGCTTCTTGTACACGAAGCGCTTCCTCCATGTACAGGCCAAGCGGTTTTTCACTAAATACATGAAAACCTGCAGCAAGAGCCTTCTCAATTTGCTCACAGTGATAGGAGGACGGTGAGGCGATTACAATCGCATCCAGTTCTTTATTCTGCAGCATCTCCTCATAATCGGTATAGCCGTAAGGTACCCCGAGCTGTGTCTTGGTTTCCGCGACCTCTTCCGTCTTTATGCTGCAAACCGCTGCCAGCCTGCAGTTAGGAATACGGAATGCCAGATTCTCCGCATGCTGGCGTCCCAACCGCCCCAAACCTACCAGTCCTACCGATACACATTTGTTGCTCCCCATAATAAGTCAGCCTCTTTTCTCCTGGTTTATATGCCTGCTTGCTGTAAAATATAATCCCTTGCCTTTAACGCGTATTCGAATGGATTCGCTTTGTCAGGGTCCTGTTCCGCTTCTACGATCATCCATCCCCGGTAAGAAGCGGCGGATAAAGCTTCGAATACCGGGACAAAGTTTACGGTACCGTCTCCCGGAACGGTAAATACTCCTTCCCTGACCGCCTGCAGAAAACTGAGCTTTTCCTTCCGCACGTGAATTGCGATATCATGACGAACATCTTTCAGATGGACATACTTGATCCTGTGCATATAGCGGGTCAATATTTCCAAAGGATCTTCACCCGAAAAAACAAGGTGTCCTGTATCATAAAGCAATGAAACCAAATCCGGATTCGTACCTTCCATCAGCCGGATAATTTCCTCTGTCGTTTGAATCCCAGTTCCCATATGATGGTGATATACAATATGCATATCTTTTTCCCGGGCCAGTTCTCCAAGAGTATGCAATCCGCTTGTTAAGCGCTTCCAATCTTCATTGTCAAATATTGGCTTATTATCGAAAACAGGCGTATTCATATAGCCTTGAATACTGTGTCCCTGCTCGGATATAACAATCACATCCGCTCCCATCTCGTGCAGGAAATCGCGGTGTTGAATGAACGCGGACACTGTCTCTTCCAAGGGCTTTATTGTTAAGAAAGCACTGAACCAGGCACTGGCCACCTCCAAATTACGCAATCGGAGCTTTTCTCGCAAAATGCTTACATTACGCGGATATTTATTCCCTATCTCCGTCCCTTTATAGCCTGCAAGTGCCATTTCGCTCACACATTGCTCAAACGTATTCTCCCCGCCAAGTTCGGGCATATCGTCGTTCGTCCAAGCGATTGGCGCAATTCCGATCTTCACGCTTCCTGTTGCAAACATGCTATATTCCTCCCTTTGGCAAGGGCCGGACTGCCCATGTTTTTATGTTTATACAACCCGTCCCTGCCAATAACCCTTATTTGTTTTTTCCTGTTTAATAACGTCTTGCTCGCTGTAGGATACGATGGCGTTCTTCCCTCGCCTGGGCGATTTGCTGTTTCGCTGAAACTTCCGCTACGCCGACATTCCACCAGGTTCCGTAGCCTTTCGTCATCGTTTTCGGCAGTATTTTAAT
This Paenibacillus larvae subsp. larvae DNA region includes the following protein-coding sequences:
- a CDS encoding Gfo/Idh/MocA family oxidoreductase, with protein sequence MGSNKCVSVGLVGLGRLGRQHAENLAFRIPNCRLAAVCSIKTEEVAETKTQLGVPYGYTDYEEMLQNKELDAIVIASPSSYHCEQIEKALAAGFHVFSEKPLGLYMEEALRVQEAVHRYLEQVFMLGFMRRYDRSYAYAKRKIEAGAIGEPVLIRCYGLDPAQAMPGFLQFAKSNYSGGLFLDMAIHDLDLARWYLGNEAEQVWAIGGSHRYTELAQMLDAETGAALVKFGGNKMGVFVAGRNCSYGYHIETEIIGTHGTLRIGTVPEKNQVAIMDDRGVVRECANGFLERFEQAYLDEIHEFIRSILEGQQPEVKVEDGMLSTALGYACKESFETGELVKLSNLTEGILPHKAG
- a CDS encoding carbon-nitrogen hydrolase family protein: MDRYPKYRAAAVQAAPIYLDLDATVEKSCQLIDQAASNGAKLVAFPEAFLPGYPWFAFIGHPEYTREFYKTLYKNAVEIPSLAVQKISEAARRNETYVCISCSEKDGGSLYLAQLWFNPKGDLIGKHRKMRASVAERLIWGDGSGSLMPVFETQIGNLGGLMCWEHQVPLDLLAMNSQNEQVHVASWPGYFDDEISSRYYAISTQTFVLMTSSIYSEKMKNMICLTPEQKEYFNTFKSGHTCIYGPDGEPISDMVPAETEGIAYADIDIEKIIEFKYYIDPAGHYSNQSLSMNFNQTPTPVVHKFGDNKNKSITYEEINLLVGRE
- a CDS encoding solute:sodium symporter family transporter gives rise to the protein MTYITVITFLLYTGIVAWYSWYKTRSINLNSSDGYFLGGRSLTGVVIAFSLLLTNLSTEQMVGLNGQSYATSMVVMAWEVTSPIALIFMAFVFLPRYLKTGITTIPDFLEQRYDLRTRQIISVLFLIGYAVAYLPTVLYSGALVLNTIFNISDLFGISDFTIILFVSLAIGITGIAYVVLGGLRACALSDTLNGVGLIVGGMLITILGLFALGGGNFMDGMHTLLHKNPEKLNSIGDSSSPVPWVTICAGLLFNNLFYWCTNQAIVQRTLGAKNLKEGQKGVLYAGMFKIFGAFYLVLHGIIAYHLFNNSLNNSDMAYPSLVIEVLPTVLSGFFAAVLFGAILSSFNGALNSSLTLFILDIYKPIFKPDASEKELVKAGRIFAVILGAIAVIVSPFILYAPSGLYYYLQEMFGFYNIPIIAAVVVGFFSKKVPAIAPKIALIVHIVLYTLSKFYLGTINFLYILSVLFPVCILVMLIVGKIKPHEKDFILYESGKVDLTPWKHAKAFTVVMVLLMIAVYVIFSPWGIAA
- the iolE gene encoding myo-inosose-2 dehydratase, which produces MFATGSVKIGIAPIAWTNDDMPELGGENTFEQCVSEMALAGYKGTEIGNKYPRNVSILREKLRLRNLEVASAWFSAFLTIKPLEETVSAFIQHRDFLHEMGADVIVISEQGHSIQGYMNTPVFDNKPIFDNEDWKRLTSGLHTLGELAREKDMHIVYHHHMGTGIQTTEEIIRLMEGTNPDLVSLLYDTGHLVFSGEDPLEILTRYMHRIKYVHLKDVRHDIAIHVRKEKLSFLQAVREGVFTVPGDGTVNFVPVFEALSAASYRGWMIVEAEQDPDKANPFEYALKARDYILQQAGI